Proteins from one Pseudomonas bijieensis genomic window:
- the pth gene encoding aminoacyl-tRNA hydrolase, with amino-acid sequence MTAIKLIVGLGNPGAEYEQTRHNAGALFVERIAHAQGVSLAADRKYFGLTGRFSHQGQDVRLLIPTTYMNRSGQAVAALAGFFRIKPEEILVAHDELDLPPGVAKLKQGGGHGGHNGLRDIIAQLGNQNTFHRLRLGIGHPGVASMVSNFVLGRAPRAEQEKLDASIDFALGVLPDILAGEWNRAMKNLHSQKA; translated from the coding sequence GTGACTGCCATTAAACTGATCGTTGGCCTGGGAAATCCAGGCGCTGAATACGAACAGACCCGGCATAACGCAGGGGCCCTTTTTGTTGAGCGCATCGCGCACGCACAAGGCGTCAGCCTGGCGGCCGATCGCAAATATTTCGGCCTGACCGGGCGCTTCTCGCATCAGGGTCAGGATGTTCGTCTGTTGATCCCCACCACCTACATGAACCGCAGCGGCCAGGCCGTGGCGGCATTGGCCGGTTTCTTCCGCATCAAGCCTGAAGAAATCCTGGTGGCCCACGACGAACTCGACCTGCCTCCGGGCGTTGCCAAGCTCAAGCAAGGCGGCGGCCATGGCGGGCACAACGGGTTGCGCGACATCATCGCGCAATTGGGTAATCAGAATACCTTTCACCGCCTGCGGCTCGGCATCGGCCACCCGGGCGTAGCCAGTATGGTTTCAAACTTTGTCCTGGGTCGTGCGCCTCGCGCCGAACAGGAAAAACTCGATGCCAGCATCGACTTTGCCCTCGGCGTGCTGCCGGATATCCTCGCCGGTGAATGGAACCGCGCGATGAAAAACCTGCACAGCCAGAAGGCCTGA
- a CDS encoding 50S ribosomal protein L25/general stress protein Ctc → MNDFTLNAEVRSDLGKGASRRLRRLASLVPAVVYGGDKAPESISMLAKEVAKLLENEAAYSHIIELNVGGTKQNVVIKALQRHPAKGHVMHADFVRVVAGQKLTAIVPVHFVGEAAPIKKGGEISHVVSEIEVTCLPKDLPEFIEVDLANAEVGTIIHLSDLKAPKGVEFVALAHGDDKAVANVHAPRVAPEATEEGAAE, encoded by the coding sequence ATGAACGATTTTACTCTGAATGCTGAAGTGCGTTCCGACCTGGGGAAAGGTGCGAGCCGCCGCCTGCGTCGTCTCGCAAGCCTGGTTCCAGCTGTAGTCTACGGTGGCGACAAAGCCCCTGAGTCCATCAGCATGCTGGCCAAAGAAGTTGCCAAACTGCTCGAAAACGAAGCGGCCTACAGCCACATCATCGAGCTGAACGTTGGTGGCACCAAGCAAAACGTCGTGATCAAGGCCCTGCAGCGTCACCCGGCCAAAGGCCACGTGATGCACGCCGACTTCGTACGCGTAGTAGCTGGCCAGAAACTGACCGCTATCGTGCCTGTGCACTTCGTTGGCGAAGCTGCTCCGATCAAGAAAGGCGGCGAAATCTCGCACGTTGTTTCGGAAATCGAAGTGACCTGCCTGCCGAAAGACCTGCCTGAATTCATCGAAGTCGACCTGGCTAACGCCGAAGTCGGCACGATCATTCACCTGTCCGACCTCAAGGCTCCTAAAGGCGTTGAGTTTGTTGCTCTGGCACACGGCGATGACAAGGCTGTTGCCAACGTCCACGCTCCACGTGTTGCTCCAGAAGCCACTGAAGAAGGCGCTGCAGAGTAA
- a CDS encoding ribose-phosphate pyrophosphokinase, which produces MSKMMVFTGNANPDLARRVVRQLHIPLGDISVGKFSDGEITAEINENVRGKDVFIIQPTCAPTNDNLMELVVMADAFRRSSATRITAVIPYFGYARQDRRPRSARVAISAKVVADMLTVVGIDRVLTVDLHADQIQGFFDIPVDNIYGSPVLVDDIEDQRFENLMIVSPDIGGVVRARAVAKSLGVDLGIIDKRREKANHSEVMHIIGDVEGRTCILVDDMVDTAGTLCHAAKALKEHGAAKVFAYCTHPVLSGRAIENIENSVLDELVVTNTIPLSAAAQACARIRQLDIAPVVAEAVRRISNEESISAMFR; this is translated from the coding sequence GTGTCCAAGATGATGGTCTTTACGGGGAACGCCAACCCCGATCTGGCTCGGCGTGTCGTACGTCAGCTGCATATCCCTCTCGGTGACATTTCTGTCGGTAAGTTCTCCGACGGCGAAATCACTGCCGAGATCAATGAAAACGTTCGCGGTAAAGACGTCTTCATTATTCAGCCGACTTGCGCTCCGACCAACGATAACCTGATGGAACTCGTCGTGATGGCTGATGCCTTCCGCCGTTCCTCGGCTACTCGTATCACTGCTGTTATTCCTTACTTTGGTTATGCCCGTCAGGATCGCCGTCCGCGTTCCGCACGTGTGGCAATCAGCGCGAAAGTCGTGGCTGACATGCTTACCGTAGTCGGCATCGATCGTGTCCTCACGGTTGACTTGCATGCTGACCAGATTCAGGGCTTCTTCGATATTCCCGTGGATAACATCTACGGCTCCCCGGTCCTGGTGGATGATATCGAAGATCAGCGCTTCGAAAACCTCATGATCGTGTCCCCGGACATTGGTGGCGTCGTGCGTGCACGGGCCGTTGCCAAATCCCTGGGCGTGGATCTGGGTATCATCGACAAACGCCGTGAGAAAGCCAATCACTCCGAAGTGATGCACATCATCGGCGACGTCGAAGGGCGTACCTGTATTCTGGTCGACGACATGGTCGATACCGCCGGCACCCTGTGCCACGCGGCCAAGGCCCTGAAAGAGCATGGCGCCGCCAAGGTCTTTGCCTACTGCACACACCCTGTGCTGTCGGGTCGAGCGATCGAAAACATTGAAAATTCCGTGCTGGACGAACTGGTGGTGACCAACACCATCCCGTTGTCCGCAGCAGCACAAGCCTGTGCGCGTATCCGTCAACTGGATATCGCACCGGTTGTTGCCGAAGCGGTTCGCCGCATCAGCAATGAAGAATCGATCAGCGCGATGTTCCGCTAA
- the ispE gene encoding 4-(cytidine 5'-diphospho)-2-C-methyl-D-erythritol kinase, with translation MTAARLTLPSPAKLNLMLHILGRRPDGYHELQTIFQFLDYGDEITFAVRDDGVIHLHTEFDGVPHDSNLIVKAAKKLQEQSGCSLGIDIWIEKILPMGGGIGGGSSNAATTLLGLNHLWQLGWDADRLAALGLTLGADVPVFVRGHAAFAEGVGEKLTPVEPEEPWYLVLVPQVSVSTAEIFSDPLLTRNSPPIKVRPVPKGNSRNDCLPVVARRYPDVRNALNLLGKFTEAKLTGTGSCVFGGFPSKAEADKVSALLTETLTGFVAKGSNVSMLHRKLQNLL, from the coding sequence ATGACCGCTGCACGCCTGACCCTGCCCTCCCCGGCCAAGCTCAACCTGATGCTGCACATCCTCGGTCGCCGCCCCGACGGCTATCACGAGCTGCAGACGATTTTTCAGTTCCTGGACTACGGCGACGAAATCACGTTTGCCGTGCGCGACGACGGTGTGATTCACCTGCACACCGAATTCGATGGCGTCCCCCACGACAGCAACCTGATCGTCAAGGCGGCGAAAAAACTCCAGGAACAATCCGGTTGTTCGTTGGGCATCGACATCTGGATCGAAAAAATCCTGCCCATGGGCGGTGGCATCGGTGGCGGCAGCTCGAATGCCGCGACAACCTTACTGGGGCTAAACCACCTCTGGCAGTTGGGCTGGGACGCGGATCGCCTGGCGGCGCTGGGCCTGACACTGGGTGCCGACGTGCCGGTTTTCGTGCGTGGCCACGCCGCTTTCGCCGAAGGCGTAGGGGAGAAACTCACCCCGGTGGAACCCGAAGAACCCTGGTACTTGGTACTGGTGCCGCAAGTCTCTGTAAGTACAGCAGAAATTTTTTCAGATCCGCTGTTGACACGTAACTCTCCTCCCATTAAAGTGCGCCCCGTTCCCAAGGGAAACAGTCGAAATGACTGCTTACCGGTGGTAGCAAGGCGTTATCCAGATGTTCGTAACGCATTGAATTTGTTAGGTAAATTTACCGAAGCAAAACTCACCGGAACTGGAAGTTGTGTGTTTGGGGGCTTCCCAAGCAAAGCTGAAGCTGATAAAGTCTCGGCCCTTCTGACAGAGACCCTTACGGGGTTTGTAGCAAAAGGAAGCAACGTTTCGATGTTGCATCGCAAGCTACAAAACCTGCTCTAA
- the lolB gene encoding lipoprotein insertase outer membrane protein LolB: MFLRHFIVFSFIALLAGCAGFGARESVQGQGNQAQWREHKQQLSGLDGWQIDGKIGIRAPKDSGSGTLFWLQRQDYYDIRLSGPLGRGAARLTGRPGQVSLEVANQGRYEAPTPEALLEEQLGWKLPVSHLTWWVRGLPAPDSKSRLTLDADSRLSNLDQDDWQIEYLSYAQQNGYWLPERIKLHGSNLDVTLVIKQWQPRKLGQ, translated from the coding sequence ATGTTTTTGCGCCATTTCATCGTTTTCAGCTTCATTGCCTTGCTCGCCGGTTGCGCGGGCTTCGGCGCCCGTGAATCCGTCCAGGGCCAGGGCAACCAGGCCCAGTGGCGCGAGCACAAGCAACAACTGAGCGGCCTCGACGGCTGGCAGATCGACGGCAAGATCGGCATTCGCGCGCCGAAGGACTCGGGCAGTGGCACGCTTTTCTGGCTGCAACGCCAGGACTACTACGACATTCGCCTGTCGGGCCCACTGGGTCGCGGCGCGGCACGATTGACCGGCCGGCCGGGCCAGGTTTCGCTGGAAGTCGCCAACCAGGGACGCTACGAGGCACCCACCCCCGAAGCGCTGCTGGAAGAACAATTGGGCTGGAAACTGCCGGTATCCCACCTGACCTGGTGGGTTCGCGGGCTACCGGCACCGGACAGCAAGAGCCGCCTGACCCTCGACGCCGACAGCCGCCTGTCCAACCTGGACCAGGATGACTGGCAGATCGAATACTTGAGCTATGCCCAGCAGAACGGCTACTGGCTGCCCGAGCGCATCAAGCTGCATGGCAGCAATCTCGACGTCACGCTGGTGATCAAGCAATGGCAGCCGCGCAAGCTGGGGCAATGA
- a CDS encoding tetratricopeptide repeat protein: protein MNRSSALLLALALLSGCQSMAPVSTDGTPPVEDSVQAPEKPKVYGSFSEETIFSLLSAELAGQRNRFDIALDNYVTQAINTQDPGISERAFRIAEYLGADQPALDTALIWARNAPDDLEAQRAAAVQLARAGRYDDSMVYMEKVLLGKGDTHFDFLALSAADTDQETRNGLMKSFDRLLQRHPNNGQLIFGKALLLQQDGDTQGALTLLEDNPPEAGEVAPILLRARLLQGLNRGDEALPLLEKSIKKYPDDKRLRLTYARMLVENNRMDDAKVEFSSLVQQYPEDDELRYSLALVCLEAKAWEEAKGYLEDLIARESHVDSAHLNLGRIAEERNDPESALIEYAQVGPGNDYLPAQLRQADILISNGKTADAQSRLAVQRDSQPDYGIQLYLIEAETLSANNQGDKAWNVLQQALKQYPDDLNLLYTRAMLAEKRNDLAQMEKDLRLIIQRDPDNAMALNALGYTLSDRTTRYDEAKLLIEQAHQINPEDPAVLDSLGWVNFRLGNLDEAERLLRQALERFPDQEVAAHLGEVLWANGKQREARQIWSRFLKDQPDSPILRSTIKRLTGSETL, encoded by the coding sequence ATGAATAGATCTTCCGCGTTGCTCCTCGCCCTTGCCTTGCTCAGCGGCTGCCAGTCCATGGCCCCCGTTTCGACGGACGGTACGCCGCCGGTCGAAGACAGCGTGCAGGCACCTGAAAAACCCAAGGTCTACGGTTCGTTCAGCGAAGAAACCATCTTCAGCCTGTTGAGCGCCGAACTGGCAGGCCAGCGCAATCGCTTCGACATCGCGCTGGACAACTACGTGACCCAGGCCATCAACACCCAGGACCCGGGCATCTCCGAGCGGGCCTTTCGCATTGCCGAATACCTGGGCGCCGACCAGCCCGCGCTGGATACCGCACTGATCTGGGCCAGGAATGCTCCCGATGACCTGGAAGCGCAGCGCGCCGCCGCCGTGCAACTGGCCCGGGCCGGGCGCTACGACGACTCCATGGTGTATATGGAGAAGGTCCTGCTGGGCAAGGGCGACACCCATTTCGATTTCCTGGCGCTGTCCGCCGCCGATACCGACCAGGAAACCCGCAACGGCCTGATGAAAAGCTTCGATCGCCTGTTGCAGCGCCACCCGAACAACGGCCAGCTGATTTTCGGCAAGGCCTTGCTGCTGCAACAGGATGGTGACACCCAGGGCGCCCTCACCCTGCTGGAAGACAACCCGCCGGAAGCCGGCGAGGTGGCACCTATCCTCCTGCGCGCGCGCCTGCTGCAAGGCTTGAATCGCGGCGACGAAGCGCTGCCGCTGCTGGAAAAAAGCATCAAGAAGTACCCGGACGACAAACGCCTGCGCCTCACCTACGCCCGCATGCTGGTGGAAAACAACCGCATGGACGACGCCAAGGTGGAGTTCTCCAGCCTGGTCCAGCAATACCCGGAAGACGACGAGTTGCGCTACTCCCTGGCACTGGTCTGCCTGGAAGCCAAGGCCTGGGAAGAGGCCAAGGGCTACCTGGAGGACCTGATCGCCCGGGAAAGCCATGTCGACTCGGCCCACCTGAACCTGGGTCGCATCGCCGAGGAACGCAATGACCCCGAGAGCGCACTGATCGAGTACGCCCAGGTCGGCCCGGGCAATGACTATCTGCCGGCGCAGTTGCGCCAGGCCGATATCCTGATCAGCAATGGCAAGACCGCCGACGCCCAGAGCCGCCTAGCCGTACAGCGCGATTCCCAGCCGGACTACGGCATCCAGCTGTACCTGATCGAAGCCGAAACCCTGTCGGCCAACAATCAGGGCGACAAGGCCTGGAACGTGCTGCAACAAGCCTTGAAGCAGTACCCGGACGATCTGAACCTGTTGTACACCCGTGCGATGCTGGCGGAAAAACGCAACGACCTGGCCCAGATGGAAAAAGACCTGCGCCTGATCATCCAGCGCGACCCGGACAACGCCATGGCCCTCAACGCCCTGGGCTACACGCTGTCGGATCGCACCACCCGCTATGACGAAGCCAAGCTGCTCATCGAACAGGCCCACCAGATCAACCCGGAAGACCCGGCGGTGCTCGACAGCCTCGGCTGGGTGAATTTCCGCCTGGGCAATCTCGACGAAGCCGAACGCCTGTTGCGCCAGGCCCTGGAGCGTTTTCCCGACCAGGAAGTCGCCGCTCACCTGGGCGAGGTCCTGTGGGCCAACGGCAAGCAACGTGAAGCGCGGCAGATCTGGAGCCGATTCCTCAAGGATCAGCCTGACAGCCCTATCCTGCGCAGCACCATCAAACGCCTGACCGGATCCGAGACTCTTTAA
- the hemA gene encoding glutamyl-tRNA reductase, with protein MAFLALGINHKTASVDVRERVAFTPEQLVEALQQLCRLTDSREAAILSTCNRSELYIEQDHVSADSVLRWLAEYHNLSLEELRASAYVHEDDAAVRHMMRVASGLDSLVLGEPQILGQMKSAYAVAREAGTVGPLLGRLFQATFNAAKQVRTDTAIGENPVSVAFAAVSLAKQIFSDLQRSQALLIGAGETITLVARHLHDLGVKRIVVANRTLERASSLAEQFGAHAVLLSDIPAELVHSDIVISSTASQLPILGKGAVESALKLRKHKPIFMVDIAVPRDIEPEVGELDDVYLYSVDDLHEVVAENLKSRQGAAQAAEEMISVGADDFMVRLRELAAVDVLKAYRQQSERLRDEELQKAQRLLANGGSAEEVLVQLARGLTNKLLHAPSVQLKKLTAEGRLDALAMAQELFALGEGSPDSFSDKKPQ; from the coding sequence ATGGCCTTCCTTGCACTCGGTATTAACCACAAGACTGCTTCAGTAGACGTCCGCGAGCGCGTGGCCTTTACGCCTGAGCAGCTGGTTGAGGCCTTGCAGCAGCTCTGCCGACTCACCGACAGTCGCGAAGCTGCGATCCTCTCCACCTGCAATCGCAGCGAGCTTTATATAGAACAGGATCACGTTTCAGCCGATTCAGTCCTGCGCTGGCTGGCCGAATATCACAACCTGAGCCTTGAAGAGCTGCGCGCCAGTGCCTATGTGCACGAAGACGATGCGGCCGTTCGTCACATGATGCGTGTCGCCTCGGGGCTCGACTCGCTGGTGTTGGGCGAACCACAGATCCTCGGCCAGATGAAGTCGGCCTATGCCGTGGCCCGTGAGGCCGGCACCGTCGGCCCGCTGCTGGGGCGCCTGTTCCAGGCTACGTTCAACGCCGCCAAGCAGGTACGCACCGACACGGCCATCGGCGAGAACCCGGTGTCCGTGGCGTTTGCCGCTGTCAGCCTGGCAAAACAGATTTTCAGTGATTTGCAACGCAGCCAGGCGCTGCTGATCGGCGCTGGCGAGACCATTACGCTGGTCGCCCGCCATCTCCACGACCTGGGTGTGAAGCGCATTGTCGTCGCCAACCGCACCCTGGAGCGGGCCAGTAGCCTGGCCGAGCAGTTCGGCGCCCATGCGGTGCTGCTCTCGGACATCCCGGCCGAACTGGTACACAGCGACATCGTCATCAGTTCCACCGCCAGCCAGTTGCCGATCCTCGGCAAGGGCGCTGTGGAAAGTGCCCTGAAGCTGCGCAAGCACAAACCGATTTTCATGGTGGACATTGCCGTTCCCCGGGATATCGAGCCGGAAGTCGGCGAGCTGGACGACGTTTACCTCTACAGCGTCGACGATCTGCACGAGGTGGTCGCCGAGAACCTCAAGAGCCGGCAGGGCGCGGCCCAGGCGGCGGAAGAGATGATCAGCGTCGGTGCCGACGACTTCATGGTGCGCCTGCGCGAGCTGGCCGCGGTGGATGTGCTCAAGGCGTATCGTCAGCAGAGCGAACGCCTGCGCGACGAGGAACTGCAAAAAGCCCAGCGCCTGCTGGCCAACGGCGGCAGTGCCGAAGAGGTGCTGGTGCAACTGGCCCGCGGCCTGACCAACAAATTGCTCCACGCCCCCAGCGTCCAGCTCAAGAAGCTGACCGCCGAAGGTCGCCTCGATGCGCTGGCCATGGCCCAGGAACTCTTTGCCCTCGGTGAGGGCTCACCGGATAGCTTTTCGGATAAAAAACCGCAATGA
- the prfA gene encoding peptide chain release factor 1, with translation MKASLLNKLDILQDRFEELTALLGDGEVISDQNKFRTYSKEYAEVEPIVATYKQLLKVQGDLEGAQALLKDSDPDMREMAVEEVREAKEQLLELESNLQRMLLPKDPNDGRNVFLEIRAGTGGDEAAIFSGDLFRMYSRYAERRGWRVEILSENEGEHGGYKEVIARVEGDNVYGKLKFESGAHRVQRVPATESQGRIHTSACTVAVLPEPDEQEAIEINPADLRVDTYRSSGAGGQHVNKTDSAIRITHLPSGIVVECQEERSQHKNRARAMAWLSAKLNDQQTSAAANAIASERKLLVGSGDRSERIRTYNFAQGRVTDHRVNLTLYSLDEILAGGVDAVIEPLLAEYQADQLAAIGE, from the coding sequence ATGAAAGCGTCACTGCTCAACAAGCTGGACATCCTCCAGGACCGTTTCGAAGAACTGACCGCCTTGCTGGGCGATGGCGAGGTCATTTCCGACCAGAACAAGTTCCGCACCTATTCCAAGGAATACGCGGAAGTCGAGCCGATCGTCGCCACTTATAAACAGCTGCTCAAGGTGCAGGGCGACCTCGAAGGTGCCCAGGCGCTGCTCAAGGACAGCGATCCGGATATGCGCGAGATGGCGGTGGAGGAAGTTCGCGAAGCCAAGGAGCAGTTGCTCGAACTGGAAAGCAACCTGCAACGCATGCTGCTGCCCAAGGACCCGAATGACGGGCGAAACGTATTTCTTGAAATTCGTGCCGGTACCGGCGGTGACGAGGCGGCGATTTTCTCCGGTGACCTGTTCCGCATGTATTCACGCTACGCCGAGCGGCGCGGCTGGCGGGTGGAGATTCTCTCGGAGAACGAAGGCGAGCACGGCGGCTATAAAGAAGTCATCGCCCGGGTCGAAGGCGACAATGTCTACGGCAAACTGAAATTCGAATCCGGCGCCCATCGCGTGCAACGCGTGCCGGCCACCGAGTCCCAGGGACGCATCCATACCTCGGCTTGCACCGTGGCGGTATTGCCCGAGCCGGACGAGCAGGAAGCCATCGAGATCAACCCGGCGGACCTGCGGGTCGATACTTATCGTTCCTCCGGCGCGGGCGGCCAGCACGTCAACAAGACCGACTCGGCGATCCGCATCACGCACTTGCCGTCGGGCATCGTGGTCGAGTGCCAGGAAGAACGTTCCCAGCACAAGAACCGCGCGCGGGCGATGGCCTGGTTGTCGGCCAAGCTCAACGACCAGCAGACCAGCGCCGCCGCCAATGCCATCGCCAGCGAGCGCAAGTTGCTGGTGGGCTCGGGGGATCGTTCCGAGCGGATCCGTACCTACAACTTCGCCCAGGGCCGAGTCACCGACCATCGTGTCAACCTGACCCTGTATTCCCTCGACGAGATTCTTGCCGGTGGTGTCGATGCGGTGATCGAGCCGTTGCTGGCCGAATACCAGGCCGACCAGTTGGCTGCGATTGGCGAGTAA
- the prmC gene encoding peptide chain release factor N(5)-glutamine methyltransferase yields the protein MTIIASLLRAAELPDSPTPRLDAELLLAAALGKSRSFLHTWPERIVPSEAALLFSEYLRRRRSGEPVAYILGQQGFWKLDLEVAPHTLIPRPDTELLVETALALLPATPARVLDLGTGSGAIALALASERAAWKVTAVDRVLEAVALAERNRQRLDLGNVTVLSSHWFSALEGERFTLIISNPPYIAASDPHLVEGDVRFEPASALVAGPDGLDDLRQIIALAPGHLEPDGWLMLEHGYDQAEAVRDLLRAQGFVEVHSRKDLGGHERISLGCLPC from the coding sequence ATGACCATCATCGCCAGTCTGTTACGCGCCGCCGAACTGCCGGATTCGCCCACGCCGCGGCTGGACGCCGAGTTGTTGCTGGCCGCTGCGCTGGGCAAGTCCCGCAGTTTCCTGCACACCTGGCCCGAGCGGATCGTGCCCAGCGAGGCGGCGTTGCTGTTCTCCGAATACCTGCGCCGGCGTCGTTCCGGCGAGCCGGTGGCGTACATCCTCGGGCAGCAGGGCTTCTGGAAGCTTGACCTGGAAGTCGCGCCCCACACCCTGATCCCGCGTCCCGACACCGAGTTGCTGGTGGAAACCGCGCTGGCGTTGCTGCCGGCGACCCCGGCCCGGGTCCTGGACCTGGGCACCGGTAGCGGCGCGATTGCCTTGGCATTGGCCAGTGAGCGAGCGGCCTGGAAAGTCACGGCGGTCGACCGGGTGCTGGAAGCCGTGGCCCTGGCCGAACGTAATCGCCAGCGCCTGGACCTGGGCAACGTCACGGTGTTGAGCAGCCACTGGTTCAGCGCGTTGGAGGGCGAGCGTTTTACATTGATCATCAGTAATCCGCCTTACATCGCGGCCAGCGATCCGCATCTGGTCGAGGGCGACGTGCGTTTCGAACCGGCCAGTGCCCTGGTCGCGGGACCGGACGGTCTGGATGACCTGCGCCAGATCATTGCCCTGGCCCCCGGGCATCTTGAACCGGACGGCTGGTTGATGCTTGAACACGGTTACGATCAGGCCGAAGCGGTGCGTGATTTGCTGCGAGCCCAAGGCTTTGTTGAAGTCCATAGCCGCAAGGACCTGGGCGGTCACGAGCGCATCAGCCTGGGGTGCCTGCCGTGCTGA
- a CDS encoding molybdopterin-synthase adenylyltransferase MoeB, producing the protein MLNDQELLRYSRQILLQHVDIDGQLRLKQSRVLIVGLGGLGAPVALYLAAAGVGEMHLADFDTVDLTNLQRQIIHDTDSVGLSKVDSAMRRLTAINPEVRLVPHLAAMDEDSLAAAVAAVDVVLDCSDNFSTREAVNAACVAAAKPLVSGAAIRLEGQLSVFDPRRPESPCYHCLYGHGSEAELTCSEAGVIGPLVGLVGSLQALEALKLLVGFGEPLVGRLLLIDALGTRFRELRVKRDPGCSVCGGRHE; encoded by the coding sequence GTGCTGAACGATCAGGAGCTGTTGCGTTACAGCCGGCAGATTCTGTTGCAGCACGTCGACATCGACGGCCAATTGCGTCTCAAGCAAAGCCGCGTGCTGATCGTCGGTCTTGGCGGTCTTGGCGCCCCGGTGGCGTTGTACCTGGCCGCCGCCGGGGTGGGGGAGATGCACTTGGCGGATTTCGACACCGTCGACCTGACCAACCTGCAACGCCAGATCATTCATGACACCGACAGCGTCGGCCTGAGCAAGGTCGATTCGGCGATGCGTCGCCTGACGGCGATCAACCCCGAGGTCCGGCTGGTGCCTCACCTGGCGGCCATGGATGAAGACAGCCTGGCCGCGGCGGTCGCGGCGGTGGATGTGGTGCTCGATTGCTCCGACAACTTTTCGACCCGCGAGGCGGTGAACGCGGCCTGTGTCGCGGCGGCTAAACCGCTGGTCAGTGGCGCGGCGATTCGCCTGGAAGGGCAGTTGTCGGTGTTCGATCCGCGTCGCCCCGAAAGCCCTTGCTACCACTGCCTCTACGGCCACGGCAGCGAAGCCGAGCTGACCTGCAGCGAAGCCGGCGTGATCGGGCCGTTGGTGGGCTTGGTAGGCAGTCTGCAAGCCCTTGAAGCCTTGAAGTTGCTGGTCGGTTTCGGTGAGCCGTTGGTGGGGCGCCTGCTATTGATCGATGCATTGGGCACGCGTTTCCGTGAACTGCGGGTCAAGCGTGATCCAGGCTGCAGCGTCTGTGGTGGTCGGCATGAGTGA
- the murI gene encoding glutamate racemase — translation MSEAPVGVLDSGVGGLSVLGEIRRLLPDESLLYVADCGHIPYGEKTPEYIRQRCSIIADFLLGQGAKALVVACNTATVAAVADLRRDFPDWPIVGMEPAVKPAAAATRSGVVGVLATTGTLQSAKFAALLDRFATDVRVITQPCPGLVELIEAGDLHSPALYQLLQHYVEPLLAAGCDTLILGCTHYPFLKPLLARMIPEHISLIDTGAAVARQLQRLLTERGLLAEGPASETHFWTSADPIHLRKILPTLWHSSGVVRSFDL, via the coding sequence ATGAGTGAGGCGCCGGTCGGTGTGCTTGACTCGGGTGTCGGCGGGTTGTCGGTGCTGGGGGAAATCCGTCGGTTGCTGCCCGATGAGTCACTGTTGTACGTGGCTGACTGTGGGCATATTCCCTACGGCGAGAAAACCCCGGAATACATCCGACAACGCTGCTCGATCATTGCCGACTTTCTCCTGGGCCAGGGCGCCAAGGCGCTGGTCGTGGCGTGCAACACCGCAACGGTGGCTGCCGTTGCCGATCTGCGCCGTGATTTCCCCGATTGGCCCATCGTCGGCATGGAGCCGGCGGTCAAGCCGGCGGCTGCCGCGACCCGCAGCGGTGTCGTCGGTGTGCTGGCCACCACCGGTACCTTGCAGAGCGCCAAGTTCGCCGCGCTGCTCGACCGTTTCGCCACCGATGTGCGGGTCATCACGCAACCCTGTCCGGGGCTGGTGGAACTGATCGAGGCGGGTGACCTGCACAGCCCGGCCTTGTATCAGTTGCTGCAACATTACGTCGAGCCCTTGCTGGCGGCTGGCTGTGACACGTTGATCCTGGGTTGCACGCACTATCCGTTCCTCAAGCCATTGCTCGCGCGGATGATTCCGGAGCACATCAGCCTGATCGACACCGGTGCCGCCGTGGCCCGGCAACTCCAGCGCCTCTTGACTGAGCGCGGGCTGTTGGCGGAGGGGCCAGCCAGTGAAACGCATTTCTGGACGAGTGCAGACCCGATACATTTAAGAAAAATCCTACCCACGCTATGGCATTCGTCTGGCGTTGTGCGAAGCTTTGATCTGTAA